One window from the genome of Hydra vulgaris chromosome 02, alternate assembly HydraT2T_AEP encodes:
- the LOC136076592 gene encoding uncharacterized protein LOC136076592 isoform X2 produces MIDCNNAGCEKDLCTNNSTCVPNYKDDSSTCTCLSSNFDGTFCERELKVVLLKYNRQYSYGNPVQAFIQETSFKQKPWLASATCLLTFADGGSISGNMGGQVFAYFVPPETGTYYFTISCSYYCVLYISTVGKQDRRIYLSDPNVKSSGIYIEKNEEKFLEMLVTIPPNANSVGYSTGFTLSVTFPNGTISNPVDNQYLASKF; encoded by the exons aacgCAGGTTGTGAAAAAGATTTATGTACAAATAATTCAACATGTGTACCAAACTATAAAGACGATAGCAGCACTTGTACATGTCTTTCTTCAAATTTTGATGGGACTTTTTGTGAACGAG aaCTTAAAGTTGTGTTGCTAAAATACAATAGACAGTATAGCTATGGAAATCCAGTTCAAGCTTTTATTCAAGAAACATCTTTTAAACAGAAACCATGGTTGGCAAGCGCTACGTGTTTGTTAACATTTGCCGATGGAGGTTCTATAAGTGGCAATATGGGAGGTCAAGTGTTTGCTTACTTTGTTCCACCGGAAACTGGAACATATTACTTTACTATTTCTTGCTCTTACTACTGTGTATTATACATATCGACTGTTGGGAAGCAAGACAGGCGGATCTATCTTAGTGATCC aaatgttaaaagttcgggaatatatatagaaaaaaacgaagaaaaatTTCTGGAAATGTTGGTTACTATTCCACCAAATGCTAATAGTGTTGGGTATAGCACTGGTTTTACATTGAGTGTTACTTTTCCGAATGGAACGATATCTAATCCAGTTGACAACCAATATTTagcatcaaaattttaa